The Desmonostoc muscorum LEGE 12446 genome includes a region encoding these proteins:
- a CDS encoding Uma2 family endonuclease: protein MSLTLEDLEKMQQQHPDYRMELVKGNIIVMSPSGYESDEVAAEMVAQLRNWVRPRKLGRTAASSAGFRLPNSDLRAPDASFVLAERLRRSPKSFAQLAPDLTVEVKSPSDNLEDLRAKIREFLSLGTKVGILLNPDERIVEVYNFGQEAIILRDGDILTVPELLPGWEVPIVDLWPPEFD, encoded by the coding sequence ATGTCTCTGACGCTTGAAGACTTGGAAAAAATGCAGCAACAGCATCCCGACTATCGCATGGAACTAGTCAAGGGTAATATTATTGTTATGAGTCCATCAGGATACGAATCAGATGAAGTCGCAGCTGAAATGGTAGCCCAGTTACGTAACTGGGTTAGACCGCGCAAACTAGGAAGAACAGCAGCTTCTAGCGCTGGTTTCAGATTGCCAAATTCAGATTTGCGTGCGCCCGACGCCTCATTTGTTTTAGCTGAGCGCTTGCGTCGGAGTCCCAAGTCTTTTGCTCAATTAGCTCCCGATTTGACTGTAGAGGTGAAGTCCCCTAGTGATAATTTAGAGGATCTCAGAGCCAAGATTCGAGAATTTCTGAGTTTGGGAACTAAGGTAGGAATTTTGCTCAATCCAGATGAGCGGATTGTTGAAGTTTACAACTTTGGACAAGAGGCAATAATACTTCGTGATGGCGATATTTTAACAGTTCCCGAATTGCTTCCAGGATGGGAAGTACCAATTGTAGATTTATGGCCTCCAGAGTTTGACTAA
- a CDS encoding SAM-dependent methyltransferase, with protein MAMVLDKVVPFGRSMDEYIKIFNLTNADLNKRIIGVGDGPASFNAEMTRQGKSVVSVDPLYQFSGDEILQRFNDVVDNIIHQVKATPNDWVWSYHKSPDNLRHNRVKVIEEFISDYDNGKKTNRYIFGELPNLVYRHQEFDIALCSHLLFLYSDHLDYDFHLNSVGEMLRIAEEIRIFPLITLMSKPSQHLDKIIKYYTAKGYNINIEQVEYELQPGGNQMLKITKDANRIQNM; from the coding sequence ATGGCAATGGTTTTAGATAAAGTAGTTCCTTTTGGCAGGTCAATGGATGAATATATAAAAATCTTCAATTTAACAAACGCGGATTTAAATAAAAGAATTATTGGGGTTGGTGATGGTCCCGCAAGCTTTAATGCTGAAATGACACGTCAGGGTAAAAGTGTAGTTTCTGTAGACCCACTGTACCAATTTTCCGGTGATGAAATATTGCAAAGATTTAATGACGTGGTAGATAATATTATTCACCAAGTCAAGGCTACACCCAACGATTGGGTATGGAGCTATCATAAATCTCCAGATAACTTACGACACAATCGAGTGAAAGTAATTGAAGAATTCATATCTGATTATGATAATGGCAAAAAGACCAACAGATACATATTTGGTGAATTGCCAAACTTGGTATATCGTCATCAAGAATTTGACATAGCTCTTTGTTCACACTTATTGTTTTTATATTCAGACCATCTGGATTATGATTTTCACTTAAATTCCGTGGGCGAAATGCTGCGTATCGCTGAAGAAATCAGAATATTTCCCCTAATAACTTTAATGTCAAAGCCTTCGCAACATTTAGATAAAATAATTAAATATTACACTGCAAAAGGTTACAACATAAATATTGAACAAGTGGAATATGAACTCCAACCGGGTGGAAATCAGATGTTGAAGATAACCAAAGATGCGAATAGAATTCAGAATATGTAA
- a CDS encoding histone deacetylase family protein has protein sequence MLPVIYSDEFLDHKTGKYHPEKPERLTAIANALKAATFADKIAWRSPTPAPEQPQLMSLLVKAHSPAYIKKLSLIASSGGGPLDGDTPVSPRSYDVALLAVSAWLDGVEAVLKSGNPAFVLARPPGHHAESDAGMGFCLFSNAAIAAFFALEQPGINRVAILDWDVHHGNGTQAIVETHPQIAYCSLHQYPCYPGTGRATERGFYNNVLNLPVPPGSDITVYQPLFENKVVPFLTSFNPDLLIVSAGYDANAADPLASINLESEDYGLFTDYCLGLTRKILFGLEGGYDFDALSQSVLATIERCLL, from the coding sequence ATGCTGCCAGTCATCTATTCCGACGAATTTTTAGATCATAAGACTGGAAAATACCATCCGGAAAAACCAGAACGGTTGACGGCGATCGCTAACGCCCTCAAAGCAGCTACTTTTGCAGATAAAATTGCATGGCGATCGCCCACACCAGCACCAGAACAGCCACAGTTGATGTCTTTGTTAGTTAAGGCTCACAGCCCAGCCTACATCAAAAAACTCTCTTTAATCGCTTCTAGTGGTGGCGGCCCTTTGGATGGAGATACACCAGTTTCGCCACGCAGTTATGATGTGGCATTATTGGCCGTGAGTGCTTGGTTAGATGGAGTTGAGGCTGTATTAAAATCCGGTAATCCGGCTTTTGTACTGGCGCGTCCACCAGGACACCACGCTGAAAGTGATGCGGGTATGGGCTTTTGCCTATTTTCTAACGCTGCCATCGCCGCTTTTTTTGCCCTAGAACAACCCGGAATTAACCGCGTTGCCATCCTCGATTGGGATGTGCATCACGGTAATGGTACTCAGGCGATCGTCGAAACTCATCCGCAAATTGCCTACTGTTCCCTACATCAGTATCCGTGCTATCCCGGTACTGGCAGAGCAACAGAACGCGGCTTTTATAATAATGTCTTGAATTTACCAGTACCCCCCGGTAGCGATATTACAGTCTATCAGCCGTTATTTGAAAACAAGGTAGTACCGTTTTTAACTAGCTTTAATCCGGATTTACTGATTGTCAGTGCTGGTTATGATGCCAATGCGGCAGATCCTTTGGCAAGTATCAACTTGGAATCAGAAGATTATGGTTTGTTTACCGATTATTGTCTGGGGCTAACTCGTAAAATTCTCTTTGGCTTGGAAGGTGGCTACGATTTTGATGCACTTTCTCAATCGGTTCTAGCGACCATTGAACGTTGTTTACTTTAG
- a CDS encoding tellurite resistance TerB family protein: MGLLDAVLVTESQTQPVLNSAEAFAVIVLTATAPDGYLSVEQANSITCVLSRTKLFKSYPQQMIKSMFDQILSIFQGDHFNTLFNVAKDSLSQDLREAAFAVATDLVLAEGIVAEEEKNFLNDLYQALGVSSEIAIQIMQVILIKNR; the protein is encoded by the coding sequence ATGGGTCTACTCGATGCTGTGTTGGTTACAGAAAGTCAAACCCAACCAGTACTAAATTCAGCGGAAGCTTTTGCTGTTATAGTCTTGACGGCAACAGCCCCAGACGGTTACCTTTCCGTTGAGCAAGCAAATTCTATCACTTGTGTGCTATCTCGGACGAAACTTTTTAAAAGTTATCCCCAGCAAATGATCAAGAGCATGTTTGATCAAATATTATCTATTTTCCAGGGGGATCATTTTAATACTTTATTTAATGTCGCAAAAGATTCTCTATCTCAAGACTTGCGCGAAGCAGCCTTTGCAGTAGCCACAGATTTGGTCTTGGCTGAAGGCATAGTAGCTGAAGAAGAAAAAAACTTCTTAAATGATTTATATCAAGCTTTAGGCGTTTCCAGTGAGATAGCAATACAAATTATGCAAGTAATCTTGATTAAAAACCGGTGA
- the cobU gene encoding bifunctional adenosylcobinamide kinase/adenosylcobinamide-phosphate guanylyltransferase, with amino-acid sequence MGKVILVTGPARSGKSEWAETLAIQSGKAVIYVATATDNPDDEEWHKRILQHQKRRPQDWVTLSVPVELSATLADAKPHTCVLVDSLGTWVANFLEQDDQTWENIIAEFLETVDLVAADMLFVAEEVGWGVVPAYIIGRTFRDRLGSLVRQLGALCDSVYLITGGHVLNLSLLGSPLPAPKS; translated from the coding sequence TTGGGTAAAGTCATCTTAGTAACAGGCCCCGCCCGTTCTGGTAAAAGTGAATGGGCAGAAACTCTGGCCATACAGTCGGGGAAAGCAGTTATTTATGTAGCAACAGCTACTGATAACCCAGACGATGAAGAATGGCACAAACGGATTTTACAACACCAAAAGCGTCGTCCCCAAGACTGGGTTACCCTGTCTGTACCTGTGGAATTGTCTGCTACCCTCGCTGATGCCAAACCCCATACCTGTGTTTTAGTTGATTCTTTAGGAACTTGGGTTGCTAATTTCCTAGAACAAGATGACCAAACCTGGGAAAATATTATCGCAGAGTTCTTAGAGACAGTGGATCTGGTGGCTGCTGATATGCTGTTTGTAGCAGAAGAAGTGGGTTGGGGTGTAGTGCCAGCTTATATCATTGGCAGGACGTTCCGCGATCGCCTGGGTTCTTTAGTACGTCAGCTGGGTGCGCTGTGTGATAGTGTTTATCTAATAACTGGCGGCCACGTTCTCAATCTCAGTCTTCTTGGTTCACCATTACCAGCGCCAAAGTCTTAA
- a CDS encoding glycosyltransferase yields MPDIQISAIICTHNRDTYLGAAIDSLLAQDFAANFEVVVVDNGSSDRTREVVEQRADNPRLKYVFEPTIGLSVARNTGAKVASGDILAYLDDDAVASQGWLQVLYFAYYNNSKLAIAGGKVTLIWPEGIQQPRWLSSGLTENLGAYDLGDDIVYIQQPGSTPRGLNYSIRRSFLEEIGGFDRHLGRVGKNLLSNEELQMTEFALQRGWQVAYLPEALVAHNVAPERLQRSWFLNRGWWQGISECYREQLAGKAGIAQLQRGSERFVRGLYKSLQYFWDPAERFDKFVYAYGQIGYLNAAIQGLLSTSNKK; encoded by the coding sequence ATGCCAGATATCCAAATCTCTGCCATTATCTGTACCCACAATCGAGATACCTACTTAGGGGCTGCAATTGATAGTCTTTTAGCGCAGGATTTTGCTGCTAATTTTGAAGTTGTAGTAGTTGATAATGGGTCTAGCGATCGCACCCGTGAAGTAGTAGAACAAAGGGCTGACAATCCTCGCCTGAAGTATGTCTTTGAACCCACCATCGGTTTATCTGTTGCCCGCAACACCGGGGCAAAAGTGGCTAGTGGTGATATTCTGGCTTATCTAGATGACGATGCCGTTGCGAGCCAGGGCTGGCTACAAGTTTTATATTTTGCCTATTACAATAACTCTAAACTAGCGATCGCAGGCGGCAAAGTCACTCTCATCTGGCCCGAAGGAATCCAACAACCAAGGTGGCTATCCTCAGGACTAACTGAAAATCTGGGTGCATACGACTTGGGCGATGATATCGTTTACATTCAGCAACCTGGCTCAACACCGAGAGGCTTAAATTACTCCATCCGTCGCAGTTTCTTAGAAGAAATTGGAGGTTTCGATCGTCATCTTGGTCGAGTGGGGAAAAATTTATTATCTAACGAAGAACTACAAATGACCGAATTTGCCCTACAACGTGGTTGGCAAGTCGCTTATCTTCCCGAAGCACTAGTCGCTCACAATGTTGCTCCAGAACGCCTGCAACGCTCTTGGTTTTTAAACCGAGGCTGGTGGCAAGGTATCAGCGAGTGCTATCGAGAACAACTCGCTGGCAAAGCTGGTATCGCTCAATTGCAGCGAGGTAGCGAACGATTTGTGCGCGGCTTGTACAAATCATTGCAATATTTTTGGGACCCAGCAGAACGGTTTGATAAATTTGTGTATGCTTATGGTCAAATTGGCTACTTAAATGCCGCTATTCAAGGCCTTTTATCCACATCAAATAAGAAGTAA
- a CDS encoding glycosyltransferase family 2 protein has product MSSKIPVSVLIPAKNEQVNLPACLTSLSRADEIFVVDSQSTDNSVEIAKSYGANVVQFKFNGHWPKKKNWSLDNLPFRNEWVLIVDCDERITPELWQEIEQAIHDQEYTGYYLNRRVFFLGKWIRYGGKYPDWNLRLFKHQKGRYENLHTEDIPNTGDNEVHEHVILQGKVGYLKNDMLHEDFRDLYHWLERHNRYSNWEARVYFNILTGQDDSGTIGANLFGDAVQRKRFLKKVWVHLPFKPILRFVLFYIIQRGFLDGKAGYIYARLLSQYEYQIGVKLYELRSCGGHLNTASTPKQEVLEQGSRGVEGKLLTIDS; this is encoded by the coding sequence ATGTCATCTAAAATACCAGTTTCCGTATTAATTCCAGCAAAAAACGAACAAGTCAACTTGCCAGCTTGTCTCACTAGTCTCAGCAGAGCAGATGAAATATTTGTAGTCGATTCTCAAAGTACAGATAATAGTGTTGAAATTGCTAAAAGTTATGGTGCAAATGTCGTCCAATTTAAATTCAATGGACACTGGCCTAAAAAGAAAAATTGGTCTTTAGATAATCTACCTTTTCGCAACGAATGGGTGCTAATCGTAGATTGCGATGAACGCATCACTCCCGAACTTTGGCAAGAAATTGAGCAAGCAATTCATGACCAGGAATATACTGGTTATTACCTCAATCGCCGGGTATTTTTCTTAGGAAAATGGATTCGCTATGGTGGTAAATATCCCGATTGGAATCTGCGTTTATTTAAGCATCAAAAAGGGCGCTACGAAAACCTACATACAGAAGATATTCCCAACACTGGTGACAACGAAGTTCACGAACATGTAATTTTGCAGGGAAAAGTTGGGTATCTCAAAAATGATATGCTCCACGAAGACTTCCGCGACCTTTATCATTGGTTAGAACGGCACAACCGCTATTCAAACTGGGAAGCCCGGGTTTATTTTAATATTCTCACAGGTCAAGATGATAGCGGCACCATTGGGGCAAATTTATTTGGTGATGCAGTGCAACGCAAGCGCTTTTTGAAAAAAGTATGGGTACATTTGCCATTTAAACCCATTTTGCGATTTGTGTTATTTTATATCATCCAACGCGGTTTTTTGGATGGCAAAGCCGGATATATATATGCACGTTTGTTGAGTCAATATGAATATCAAATTGGCGTTAAACTTTACGAATTACGGAGCTGTGGTGGTCATCTAAATACTGCAAGTACACCAAAGCAGGAAGTTCTTGAGCAGGGGAGCAGAGGGGTAGAGGGAAAGCTATTGACCATTGACTCCTAA
- the hpsU gene encoding hormogonium polysaccharide biosynthesis acetyltransferase HpsU: protein MTNDKPFVDLRKYDQSWFHRGRPGWYILLWWFVQAIAFPLTPQPLNILRCTLLRLFGARIGKGVLIRPTARFTYPWKVTIGNYSWIGDNVVLYSLDQINIGEHCVISQKSYLCTGSHDIQDPTFGLKTASITIENGAWVATDCFIGPGVKIGANAVIGARSSVFSSMPSGQVCWGSPCRPNKIRIKLDPVTTP from the coding sequence ATGACTAATGACAAACCTTTCGTAGATTTACGCAAATATGACCAATCTTGGTTCCATCGCGGGCGTCCAGGTTGGTACATTTTATTATGGTGGTTTGTACAAGCGATCGCCTTTCCCCTGACTCCTCAACCGTTAAATATTCTACGTTGTACTCTACTACGATTATTTGGCGCTCGTATCGGCAAAGGCGTATTAATTCGACCCACCGCCCGTTTTACTTATCCTTGGAAAGTTACCATAGGCAACTACAGTTGGATTGGAGATAACGTAGTTTTATACAGCCTCGATCAAATTAACATCGGTGAACATTGCGTAATTTCCCAGAAAAGTTACCTATGTACTGGTAGTCATGATATCCAAGACCCTACCTTTGGCTTGAAAACTGCGAGTATCACCATTGAGAATGGCGCATGGGTGGCGACAGATTGTTTCATTGGACCGGGAGTCAAAATTGGGGCTAATGCCGTTATTGGCGCTCGTAGTAGTGTTTTTAGTAGTATGCCCTCTGGGCAAGTTTGTTGGGGAAGCCCTTGTCGTCCCAATAAAATCCGGATAAAACTCGATCCTGTCACAACTCCGTGA
- a CDS encoding hybrid sensor histidine kinase/response regulator produces MNFNKNENNVILIVDDIPTNLKILCDLLENSGFKVLVAEDGESTVKIAEYALPDLILLDVILPGIDGFETCRILKNNPATQDIPVIFISALTDKIDKVKGLNIGAVDYITKPLENQEVLARVNIHLSLRNLTKKLTEQNDRLEVEIFERQRVEEKLRCHSAALGEWNNRYQALIQASGQILYDWNLDTNDIKYGGNVEGILGYSMSEISGGLNRWLELVHPEDRNVFNEEIDRVLSTKDRFHLEFRVCRKDSTYITIEDNGYIFLDSTGKVTRMAGFVIDISEQQVALRERKHAEQKIREQAALLDITTDAILVQDLGNQIQFWNKGAEHFYGWMAEEALGKNANQLLYRKQSFCQLKNIQKTLADSGSWEGELHQVTKQGQEMIVASRWTLVNDEEGQAKSILIVNSDITEKKQLEAQFLRAQRMESLGTLASGIAHDLNNALTPIMMTMQLIEAKLPDEKSHQWLGIMETNVKRAADLVKQVLWFSRGSVGNFKTLQVRNLISEIENIVKQTFSRAIEIRIDIPTQNLWNIFGDATQLHQVLMNLCINARDAMPDGGILGISAKNFWVDSHYARMNIDAKVGSYVMITVSDTGTGIPREIVDRIFEPFFTTKEVGKGTGLGLSTVLGIIKSHSGFVNVVTEVSKGTEFQVCLPVTQTIETDSKLSRESELPPGHGELILVVDDEDSIREITKTWLEQNGYKVIVANDGIDAIALYTKHQQDISVLLIDMMMPCMDGPTTVNVLKKINPDIKIIGVSGLASNHEMIKTLGKSVKTFLSKPYTSYDLLRNLQMVLNTK; encoded by the coding sequence ATGAATTTTAATAAAAATGAAAATAATGTCATTTTAATAGTGGATGATATTCCTACTAATTTAAAAATATTGTGCGACTTGTTAGAAAATTCTGGCTTTAAAGTTTTAGTAGCTGAAGATGGAGAAAGTACAGTAAAAATCGCAGAATATGCTTTACCTGACTTGATTTTATTGGATGTAATATTGCCAGGAATCGACGGTTTTGAAACTTGTCGAATTTTGAAAAACAATCCAGCTACTCAAGATATTCCCGTAATATTCATCAGTGCCCTTACTGATAAGATAGATAAAGTCAAAGGTTTGAATATTGGTGCAGTAGATTACATCACAAAACCCCTAGAAAATCAAGAGGTATTAGCTAGGGTAAATATCCATTTAAGCTTACGAAACCTGACAAAAAAACTCACAGAACAAAATGACCGTTTGGAGGTGGAAATCTTTGAGCGCCAGCGAGTGGAGGAGAAACTGCGATGTCATTCAGCAGCATTAGGCGAATGGAATAATCGTTATCAGGCACTAATTCAGGCAAGTGGTCAGATTCTCTACGATTGGAACTTGGATACAAACGATATCAAATATGGTGGAAATGTAGAGGGAATATTAGGTTATTCCATGTCTGAGATTTCGGGAGGTTTAAACCGTTGGTTAGAGTTAGTTCATCCTGAAGATAGAAACGTATTTAATGAAGAGATTGACCGCGTTTTATCTACAAAAGATCGATTCCACCTAGAATTTCGCGTATGTCGCAAAGATAGCACTTACATCACAATTGAGGACAACGGATATATCTTTTTAGACTCTACAGGCAAAGTTACTCGGATGGCAGGCTTTGTCATTGATATTAGTGAACAGCAAGTCGCGCTGCGGGAACGGAAGCACGCAGAACAAAAAATTCGTGAGCAAGCTGCTTTACTTGACATCACTACAGATGCGATTCTCGTTCAAGATTTGGGTAACCAAATTCAATTTTGGAATAAAGGAGCTGAACATTTCTACGGTTGGATGGCAGAAGAAGCTTTGGGTAAGAATGCTAATCAGCTTTTATATCGTAAACAAAGCTTTTGCCAACTGAAAAATATTCAGAAAACTTTAGCTGACAGTGGTTCGTGGGAAGGTGAGCTACATCAAGTCACAAAACAAGGCCAAGAGATGATAGTTGCTAGCCGCTGGACACTTGTAAATGATGAAGAAGGGCAAGCTAAATCTATTCTCATTGTCAACTCTGACATTACAGAAAAAAAACAACTCGAAGCCCAATTTCTCCGCGCTCAGCGGATGGAAAGTCTGGGCACATTAGCAAGTGGTATCGCCCATGACCTCAACAATGCACTGACACCCATCATGATGACAATGCAACTTATAGAAGCAAAACTTCCGGATGAAAAAAGTCATCAATGGCTGGGAATTATGGAAACAAATGTCAAGCGTGCAGCAGATTTAGTTAAACAAGTGCTGTGGTTTTCACGCGGTTCTGTAGGTAATTTTAAAACATTACAGGTGCGGAATTTAATTTCGGAAATAGAAAATATTGTTAAACAAACATTTTCCAGAGCTATTGAAATTCGCATTGATATTCCTACACAAAACTTGTGGAATATCTTTGGTGATGCTACTCAGCTGCACCAAGTTTTGATGAACCTGTGTATTAATGCCCGTGATGCTATGCCTGATGGGGGTATTCTGGGGATTTCTGCAAAGAATTTTTGGGTTGATAGCCACTATGCTCGGATGAATATTGATGCTAAGGTGGGTTCTTATGTGATGATTACCGTCTCTGATACAGGTACAGGAATACCCAGAGAAATAGTAGATAGAATTTTTGAACCATTTTTCACGACCAAAGAAGTGGGTAAAGGCACAGGGCTTGGTCTTTCAACAGTGCTTGGGATCATCAAAAGCCACAGCGGTTTCGTAAATGTAGTTACTGAAGTCAGCAAAGGCACAGAATTTCAAGTTTGCTTACCCGTCACTCAAACAATCGAAACAGATAGTAAATTATCTCGAGAAAGTGAATTACCTCCAGGGCATGGAGAATTGATTTTGGTTGTTGATGATGAAGATTCAATTCGAGAAATTACTAAAACCTGGTTGGAACAAAATGGCTATAAAGTTATAGTGGCTAATGATGGTATTGATGCGATCGCACTTTACACAAAACATCAACAAGATATTAGTGTGCTGTTGATTGATATGATGATGCCATGCATGGATGGACCAACAACTGTCAATGTCTTGAAAAAAATTAATCCAGACATCAAAATTATTGGTGTTAGTGGCCTAGCCTCCAACCATGAAATGATTAAAACCCTTGGTAAAAGCGTCAAAACCTTTTTATCCAAGCCCTACACTTCATATGACTTGTTAAGAAATTTACAGATGGTGCTTAATACAAAGTAG
- a CDS encoding nuclear transport factor 2 family protein, whose protein sequence is MTQNSENTLKVAHQAFENLTHGIATGEWEALLDMLSEDFTLWFPMGKFHGLNVGKDRAREFFEYVSESFSGLKLTGLDRVTSNETTAVFEFRDEGLLFGQPYKNRVAVSFDVRGDKICGYREYFGSDGKSY, encoded by the coding sequence ATGACACAAAATTCAGAAAATACTTTAAAAGTTGCTCACCAGGCATTTGAGAATCTGACACACGGTATAGCAACAGGTGAATGGGAAGCATTATTAGATATGCTCTCAGAAGATTTTACCCTTTGGTTTCCTATGGGAAAATTCCACGGTTTGAATGTGGGAAAAGACCGAGCAAGAGAATTTTTTGAGTATGTTTCTGAATCCTTCAGTGGTTTGAAGCTAACTGGCCTAGACCGTGTTACCAGCAATGAAACAACCGCTGTCTTTGAATTTCGTGATGAAGGACTTTTGTTCGGACAACCTTACAAAAATCGAGTAGCAGTTTCCTTTGATGTGCGTGGAGACAAAATTTGTGGCTATCGGGAATATTTTGGTAGTGATGGAAAATCATATTAA
- a CDS encoding DUF4437 domain-containing protein — protein MNKNIFTGRKHVETEESLNSVLNFPQVPFDVKNFVIAQDGTAQVLSVNESTGESTQRVVLKKGWSAPVGHFTTNVEIFVLTGALCQGGFVLRNLSYSFIPAGIPTGPWKTQEDTILLWMPDATPTYVTEDYANLPQIPETSVYHTNMQTHERMTEYVPLQELHAMKWESTTFLPAGSARKSLYTNKKTGRATWILGLVPMWIEGNFYAGHPTTEEAYVISGDVLGHWSMSDDPFNRRYTAMCKDGYYWRPAHIPHGPFWTESGALLLFRTNDRLDCYWILHNPDITQQDQARLEAAIDKDK, from the coding sequence ATGAACAAGAATATCTTTACAGGGCGCAAACATGTAGAAACTGAAGAGTCACTTAACTCAGTTCTCAACTTTCCACAAGTGCCTTTTGATGTAAAAAACTTTGTTATCGCTCAAGATGGTACTGCCCAAGTTCTATCTGTCAACGAAAGTACGGGTGAATCTACGCAGCGAGTAGTGCTGAAAAAGGGTTGGAGCGCACCTGTTGGTCATTTTACTACCAATGTGGAAATTTTTGTTTTAACCGGCGCACTTTGTCAGGGTGGGTTTGTATTACGCAATCTCAGTTATTCTTTCATCCCGGCTGGTATACCTACTGGCCCTTGGAAAACCCAAGAAGACACTATTCTGTTGTGGATGCCGGATGCTACGCCCACTTATGTGACTGAAGACTACGCAAATCTTCCGCAAATCCCGGAAACTTCTGTATATCATACAAATATGCAGACCCATGAACGGATGACTGAGTATGTTCCATTGCAAGAACTCCACGCAATGAAATGGGAAAGTACAACTTTTTTGCCTGCTGGTTCAGCGCGTAAAAGTTTGTATACCAATAAAAAAACTGGACGTGCTACGTGGATTCTTGGTTTAGTACCTATGTGGATTGAAGGCAATTTCTATGCTGGTCATCCTACTACTGAGGAGGCGTATGTTATTTCTGGAGATGTGCTTGGACATTGGTCTATGAGCGATGATCCTTTTAATAGACGCTATACAGCAATGTGCAAAGATGGCTATTACTGGCGACCTGCACACATTCCACACGGGCCGTTTTGGACAGAAAGTGGGGCACTACTTTTGTTTCGCACTAACGATCGCCTAGATTGTTATTGGATATTGCATAACCCAGATATTACTCAGCAAGATCAGGCACGTCTGGAGGCTGCAATTGATAAGGACAAGTAA
- a CDS encoding maleate cis-trans isomerase family protein — MTDALGWRKKFGVLAPSTNTIVEPDFHAMAVPGVTSHMSRIHIRDQDLSSDEKMLRILQEIDNEILFAVDRVMTAGIDYLIMGMSAETFWGGIEGNIAFTKRLEEYTGLQVATGASACQAALEAFKINKIAVITPYQAVADDKLRSFFSDIGVEVVRLKGLRCSTAIAIAEVSEDTLRNYLMEIDGDDVDGIVQMGTNLSMLRLADEAERWLKKPVIAINAATWWYALRHNNIGDRVYDCGRLLREF; from the coding sequence ATGACGGACGCCTTAGGATGGCGAAAAAAATTCGGAGTGCTTGCACCTAGCACAAATACCATCGTCGAACCAGATTTTCACGCGATGGCTGTACCAGGTGTTACGTCCCACATGTCTCGGATTCATATTCGCGATCAGGATTTGAGTAGCGATGAAAAGATGCTGCGTATTTTGCAGGAAATCGACAACGAAATTCTTTTCGCAGTCGATCGCGTCATGACTGCGGGTATCGACTACCTAATTATGGGAATGAGTGCTGAGACTTTTTGGGGAGGAATCGAAGGGAATATAGCGTTCACCAAACGGCTTGAAGAGTATACTGGACTGCAAGTGGCTACCGGCGCTTCGGCATGTCAGGCTGCTTTGGAAGCGTTCAAAATAAACAAGATTGCCGTCATCACCCCTTATCAGGCTGTGGCTGATGATAAGTTACGCAGCTTTTTCAGTGACATCGGGGTGGAAGTTGTGCGGCTAAAAGGACTGCGTTGTTCCACTGCAATAGCGATCGCTGAAGTCTCTGAAGATACTCTTCGCAACTATCTAATGGAAATCGATGGTGATGATGTAGATGGTATCGTACAAATGGGTACTAATTTGAGTATGCTCCGGCTCGCTGACGAAGCAGAACGATGGCTGAAAAAGCCCGTGATTGCTATCAATGCAGCAACTTGGTGGTATGCCTTACGACATAATAATATTGGCGATCGAGTGTACGACTGTGGCAGACTTCTGAGAGAATTTTGA